One window of Triplophysa rosa linkage group LG10, Trosa_1v2, whole genome shotgun sequence genomic DNA carries:
- the LOC130560517 gene encoding uncharacterized protein LOC130560517: MIQSKFRSFRPVGVNEQQTYSGVASLSPRPPPERSPVTESVMKRSHGCTVCGRFNPALHPKPSPKKIEFPNDKWTSVWNQCATQRTGSMYPRPPPERSPVTESVMKRIHGCTVCGRFNPGLALPPLSQQKKLRTDKQQKEPTLRKDPFIHLSTSVEYLKTSLHAAHPEDRSLIFSILQKDRVLATLKERLDGLEMEIKKLEERSKGMDNYRDRLLEHVPPEVQEMMERNVKATQADGTEGRNMMLLKSINRSMGSIAEQQKIVCQGITSRIELVERLKLEMKKISKKMAEDQKVLSEIKFERFSR; this comes from the exons ATGATTCAGAGCAAGTTCAGAAGTTTCAGGCCCGTCGGTGTCAATGAACAACAAACATATTCTG GTGTTGCTTCATTGAGTCCACGTCCACCGCCTGAGAGAAGCCCCGTCACAGAAAGTGTCATGAAGAGAAGTCATGGCTGCACCGTCTGTGGCCGCTTCAACCCTG CACTGCACCCAAAGCCGTCACCCAAGAAAATCGAATTCCCAAACGACAAATGGACCAGCGTGTGGAATCAGTGCGCCACACAGCGCACAG GTTCAATGTACCCACGTCCACCGCCTGAGAGAAGCCCCGTCACAGAAAGTGTCATGAAGAGAATTCATGGCTGCACCGTCTGTGGCCGCTTCAACCCTG GTTTGGCACTGCCTCCGCTGAGCCAACAGAAGAAGCTCAGGACGGATAAACAGCAGAAAGAACCCACTCTGAGAAAAGATCCATTTATCCACTTATCCACTTCAGTAGAGTACCTGAAGACTTCTCTTCACGCAGCTCATCCAGA GGATCGCAGTTTGATCTTCTCCATTCTTCAGAAAGACAGAGTCCTCGCAACATTGAAGGAGAGATTAGATGGACTTGAAAT GGAAATCAAGAAGCTCGAGGAGAGGTCGAAGGGGATGGACAATTACAGAGATCGTCTTCTGGAACACGTCCCACCTGAGGTGCAAGAAATGATGGAGAGAAACGTAAAG GCCACCCAGGCTGACGGTACAGAAGGAAGAAACATGATGCTGCTGAAAAGCAT AAACCGGTCGATGGGCTCAATAGCTGAGCAACAGAAGATTGTCTGTCAGGGGATCACGAGCAGGATAGAGCTCGTTGAAAGACTGAAGCTGGAGATGAAGAAGATCTCCAAAAAGATGGCGGAGGACCAA AAAGTGCTGTCAGAGATCAAATTCGAAAGATTTAGTAGGTGA